GGGAACGGTCAACGATGGACGGCACCTGGAAGGAAGACAGCTTGGGGTCGTCCACCACGTTGGCCAGGATGCGCCGCGCGCCCGCCGCCACCGCCACCCGCGCGTTGACGGTTTCGTCATCGGTGGCCGCCACCACCAGCCAGGTGTCATCCAGCCAGGCTTCGTCGAACCGTCCGGGGATATGGGTCACCCTGCCAGCCTGCGCCAGCGCCGCCAGCTCCGGGTTCAGCTCGGGCGCCCCCACTTTCACGCGGGCCCCGGCTTCCAGCAGCGCCTGGGCCTTGCGCGCGGCGACGGCGCCGCCCCCCACGACCAGGACGAGGCGCTGGTTCAGGTCGGCGAACAGGGGAAATAGTTTCATGGCGGTCGGCGTATCGGGTGCGGCAAAACGACGCATAGCCCACCGTCGCGGCGCGAAGTGGGCAACAGGGGCATTCTAAAAAACCGCTCCCCGGCGGAGGAACGAAGTTATAGGCATGTTCTTATGAGTAATTGGAATATCAAGATGGAATTTTATGGGCGGACGCTATAAAGCGTCCTGTTTTCCCGTCCCGTGCGGGCAGCAGCCACGGTGTAGTATCGATGCACCCGCCCGACGCCACGGGCGGCCGCTTTCGAAGAGGTCTCCAACCGTGTATCCGCATTCCGCTTCCGACGCCGGGCTCCCCAACCGCCTACCCATGCAATCCGTCCCGCCGCGTCCCGGCCGCTGCGCCGGCGCCCGGCTTCCCCATGCCCTGGGGTACGCATTCGCGGCTGCCGCGATGTGGCTGGCCGCGGGCGCGGCCCAAGCCGGCGTCTGCGATGCTCAATTCGTGCGCGACGGCGGCCAGGTTCAGCTGACGGGTTCGGGCAATTTGCAACTGGGCGCCGATTTGGCGTTTGCCGAAGTAACCAAAAGCAATGGGGAGAACTGCCGGGCGCGCGTCAGCGGCGTCGCGACTTTTTCCTATGCCGGGTTGCCGCCGGGCAAATCCAAGCTGGATTATCTGATGACCGTGCGCGACGGCAAGGCGACCTTCGTGAAGTATGAAAACGCCGGCGAACGGCCTGCGGCGGACGGCCAGTTCGACCTGCGCATGCTGGGCCTGTTCGCCTACGACGGCAAGATCAGCGGGCCGGGCCAGAAGCTGCCCGGGGCGAATTTCCGCCTGAACATCGGCAAGGAGGCGCCCGTGGGCGGCACCCCCAGCACCACCGTGCGCATAGGCCAGAAGACCGTCGGCACCCGCCGCACCATGGAAACCGCCTTGGGGCAGCAGTCCTGCTGGCCGATTTCCTATCGCCGCGATACGGATCCGACCATGGCCACGTTCAAGGGCCTGACCATTCCTATCCCGGCGCTCAACACCACCGTCACCGATTGGTATTGCCCGGCCGTCAACCTGGTCATGAAGCAGGATATCGATCAGCAGGGCATCAAATCAGCGGTAGAGATAACCAAGGTCAAATAAAGGTCGAATAGACCGTTTGTGGGCGTAGCAGACGGTAGCAATAGGGGGCTTGAGGCAAAGCCCCGCTGGTATCATTGTTTTCGTCCAGGACTTGCAACAAGAAAGGAGCGAACATGAACGCGACATCTTCCGACGCCGCCAAAGACAACCTGATCGACAGCGTCAAAAGCAGCCTGAATGATGCGGAAAGCCTGCTGCGCGAAGCCGCCGCCAGCACCGGCGACAAGGCCGCCGAATTGCGCGACCGCGCGATGACTTCGCTCAAGCGCACCCGCGAAGCGCTTTACGAAGTGCAGGACGCCGTGGTCGAGCGTGGCCGCAAGGCAGCGCGCGCGACCGATGACTACGTGCACGACAATCCGTGGCAGGCCATCGGCATCGCGGGCGTG
This genomic interval from Bordetella genomosp. 8 contains the following:
- a CDS encoding DUF883 family protein, whose translation is MNATSSDAAKDNLIDSVKSSLNDAESLLREAAASTGDKAAELRDRAMTSLKRTREALYEVQDAVVERGRKAARATDDYVHDNPWQAIGIAGVTGLLLGLLIARR